The Streptomyces sp. NBC_00691 genome has a segment encoding these proteins:
- a CDS encoding nucleosidase has translation MELLGEITADRPLLVLAVKEEAQFLDTDLPVLLTGMGKVNAATALALALGRGPRPSGVVNLGTAGALRPGMTGTHVIGTVVQHDFDGRLLATLTGESYGTPLTLPDGGDTVLATGDTFISDESARARLAEQAALVDMEGYALAHAAAIAGVPLRIVKHVSDEAGEGAARTWRESVAACARILADWAAANTPYRV, from the coding sequence ATGGAACTCTTGGGAGAGATCACCGCCGACCGTCCGCTGCTCGTCCTCGCCGTCAAGGAGGAGGCGCAGTTCTTGGACACGGACCTGCCGGTGCTGCTGACGGGCATGGGCAAGGTGAACGCGGCGACCGCGCTGGCGCTCGCCCTCGGCCGCGGACCGCGGCCGTCCGGGGTGGTGAACCTGGGTACGGCGGGGGCGCTGCGTCCCGGCATGACCGGGACGCATGTGATCGGCACCGTGGTGCAGCACGACTTCGACGGCCGGCTGCTCGCCACGCTGACGGGCGAGTCGTACGGCACGCCGCTGACGCTCCCGGACGGCGGTGACACGGTCCTGGCGACCGGTGACACGTTCATCTCCGACGAGAGCGCCCGTGCCCGGCTCGCGGAGCAGGCCGCCCTCGTCGACATGGAGGGGTACGCGCTCGCGCACGCCGCCGCGATCGCCGGGGTGCCGCTGCGGATCGTGAAGCACGTCAGCGACGAGGCCGGGGAGGGCGCCGCCCGCACCTGGCGCGAGTCGGTCGCCGCGTGCGCGCGGATCCTCGCCGACTGGGCGGCGGCGAACACCCCGTACCGCGTCTGA
- a CDS encoding alpha/beta hydrolase family protein yields the protein MIRFTRAAVAALLVCSVALPAGVATAATPDTPPPSAAQPAKAATLPAPTGPYSVGSTVLPLVDRSRTDPWVPTADGRALMVTLHYPASAAGGGRPAPYATREEARLLAAELGPGVSGDLLARTRTHSRTDARPAPGRRPLVLLSPGFSVSRWTLTHLAEDLASRGYVVASVDHAYESYGISLPGGRTLTCVACTALDEGGVHGSVVTSTRAADMRYVLDRLTGPRPVWKHADVIDARRIGMAGHSIGGASAASAMVADQRVDAGINMDGSFWEELPADGLRGRPFMMLGTHDAMHLPGGTDTTWDRTWTGLDGWKRWVTVAGSEHFTFSDGPVISRHFGLPQPELPTDRAVDVTRTYVAAFFDQHLRGIPRPVLDGPSPANPEVHFQHR from the coding sequence ATGATCCGATTCACCAGGGCGGCCGTCGCCGCGCTCCTCGTCTGCTCCGTCGCCTTACCCGCCGGTGTCGCCACCGCGGCGACCCCCGACACCCCGCCGCCGTCGGCCGCGCAGCCGGCCAAGGCCGCCACGCTGCCCGCACCCACCGGGCCGTACTCCGTCGGAAGCACCGTCCTCCCGCTCGTCGACCGGTCCCGTACCGACCCGTGGGTACCCACCGCCGACGGACGCGCGCTCATGGTCACCCTCCACTACCCGGCCTCGGCGGCCGGCGGCGGCCGCCCCGCCCCGTACGCCACCCGCGAGGAGGCACGACTGCTCGCCGCGGAGCTCGGGCCCGGCGTCTCCGGCGACCTCCTCGCCCGGACGCGCACCCACAGCAGGACCGACGCGCGGCCCGCCCCGGGCCGTCGCCCCCTGGTACTGCTCTCACCGGGATTCAGCGTCTCCCGCTGGACCCTCACCCATCTCGCCGAGGACCTCGCCTCGCGCGGCTACGTCGTGGCCTCCGTCGACCACGCCTACGAGTCCTACGGCATCAGCCTCCCCGGCGGCCGCACTCTCACCTGCGTCGCCTGCACGGCCCTCGACGAGGGAGGCGTGCACGGCAGCGTGGTCACCTCGACCCGCGCCGCCGACATGCGTTACGTCCTGGACCGGCTCACCGGGCCCCGGCCCGTCTGGAAGCACGCCGACGTGATCGACGCCCGCCGGATCGGGATGGCGGGTCACTCCATCGGCGGGGCGAGCGCGGCCTCCGCGATGGTGGCCGACCAGCGCGTCGACGCCGGGATCAACATGGACGGCTCCTTCTGGGAGGAGCTGCCGGCGGACGGCCTGCGGGGTCGCCCGTTCATGATGCTTGGGACGCACGACGCCATGCATCTGCCCGGCGGGACGGACACCACCTGGGACCGGACGTGGACCGGACTCGACGGGTGGAAGCGCTGGGTCACCGTGGCGGGCTCGGAGCACTTCACCTTCTCCGACGGACCCGTCATCTCGCGCCACTTCGGCCTGCCGCAGCCCGAGCTGCCCACCGACCGCGCCGTCGACGTCACCCGGACGTACGTCGCCGCCTTCTTCGACCAGCACCTGCGCGGAATCCCGCGCCCGGTCCTCGACGGACCCTCCCCGGCGAACCCGGAGGTCCACTTCCAGCACCGCTGA
- a CDS encoding NtaA/DmoA family FMN-dependent monooxygenase (This protein belongs to a clade of FMN-dependent monooxygenases, within a broader family of flavin-dependent oxidoreductases, the luciferase-like monooxygenase (LMM) family, some of whose members use coenzyme F420 rather than FMN.), whose amino-acid sequence MTRTDPADVPRPDALLHLGVFFQGVNHWTIWSDPSSGSQIDPASFLRVARTAERGLFDAFFLGDGLRLRESEGGVHELDVAGRPDSITQLSALAAATERIGLVSTSNTTFNEPGDLARRLAGLDLLSGGRAGWNVVTTHNAWTGENFRRGGFLDHADRYRRAEEFLSVARAVWDGWAEGVVAGSVDARSWAVPGGVGRVRSKGAHFDVDLVPTLPRSAQGHPVIFQAGDSGEGRDFAARQADVVFSAHGTDFDDALAFAEDIRRRLRAAGRAEDALRILPGTEIVIGATEKEAEEKERWVRLEQVTPAVALGIASRLWGLDLSGRDADGPLPTEDPVVAAYDGKFGTRQLGETRETVAEWRAKAEANGWSLRETVIELGPQRGHVGTPAGLAEKFARFVRHGALDGFNVSPYLVPDGLDDIVELLVPELQERGVYRTAYTGTTLREHLGLAPVG is encoded by the coding sequence ATGACCCGCACCGATCCCGCCGACGTACCCCGCCCGGACGCCCTGCTGCACCTCGGGGTGTTCTTCCAGGGCGTCAACCACTGGACGATCTGGTCGGACCCTTCGAGCGGCTCCCAGATCGATCCGGCCTCCTTCCTGCGAGTCGCGCGGACCGCCGAACGCGGGCTCTTCGACGCCTTCTTCCTCGGCGACGGTCTGCGCCTGCGCGAGTCGGAGGGCGGTGTCCACGAGCTGGACGTCGCCGGCCGCCCCGACTCGATCACCCAGTTGTCGGCGCTCGCCGCCGCGACCGAGCGGATCGGTCTCGTCTCCACGTCCAACACCACGTTCAACGAGCCGGGCGACCTCGCGCGGCGCCTCGCCGGTCTCGACCTGCTGTCCGGCGGCAGGGCCGGCTGGAACGTGGTGACCACGCACAACGCCTGGACCGGGGAGAACTTCCGGCGCGGCGGCTTCCTCGACCACGCCGACCGCTACCGGCGCGCCGAGGAGTTCCTTTCGGTGGCGCGGGCCGTGTGGGACGGCTGGGCGGAAGGTGTGGTGGCCGGGTCCGTCGACGCCCGTTCGTGGGCGGTGCCCGGCGGGGTGGGACGTGTGCGGTCGAAGGGCGCGCACTTCGACGTCGACCTCGTGCCGACGCTGCCGCGCAGTGCGCAGGGACATCCGGTGATCTTCCAGGCGGGCGACTCCGGTGAGGGTCGGGACTTCGCCGCCCGTCAGGCCGATGTGGTGTTCTCGGCGCACGGGACGGACTTCGACGACGCGCTCGCCTTCGCCGAGGACATCCGGCGACGGTTGCGGGCGGCGGGCCGGGCCGAGGACGCGCTGAGGATCCTGCCGGGCACGGAGATCGTCATCGGGGCCACCGAGAAGGAGGCGGAGGAGAAGGAGCGCTGGGTCCGCCTCGAACAGGTCACTCCCGCGGTGGCCCTCGGCATCGCGAGCCGGCTGTGGGGCCTCGACCTGTCGGGGCGTGACGCCGACGGTCCCCTGCCCACCGAGGACCCGGTGGTCGCCGCGTACGACGGGAAGTTCGGCACCCGTCAGCTGGGCGAGACCCGGGAGACGGTGGCCGAGTGGCGCGCGAAGGCCGAGGCCAACGGCTGGTCGCTGCGCGAGACCGTCATCGAACTCGGTCCGCAGCGCGGCCATGTGGGAACCCCGGCCGGGCTCGCCGAGAAGTTCGCCCGCTTCGTCCGGCACGGGGCCCTCGACGGCTTCAACGTCTCGCCGTACCTGGTGCCGGACGGTCTCGACGACATCGTGGAGCTGCTCGTGCCCGAGCTCCAGGAGCGGGGCGTGTACCGGACCGCGTACACGGGCACGACGCTCCGGGAACATCTGGGGCTCGCCCCGGTCGGGTGA
- a CDS encoding LLM class flavin-dependent oxidoreductase — MPRPALRLAVEIDGDGAHPAAWRRAAHSPGELLTPRRLARVAAVAENAGFTLVTLDDSILPPGSDAGPAGRIGAVERAAFVAASTSVLGVAPVLATTYAEPFHVSSQLASLDHVSAGRAGWVVGVETDPAAARAWGRPPVGGPDATAREARDGLRVVRDLWDSWEDDAVIRSVATSRYLDRSRLHPIDFTGETYSVKGPSIVPRPPQGRPVVLARPGIVPAGLTDVSLIGGGSVADVVAAADDSTSPRAFAEIEVALDTPRETARERITDLERYAPWSARPDRLRYTGPATGLVSLLTELDGRVDGVRLHPLVLDEDLAVLSRLVLPELFVRRTAARPLPGTTLRASLGLPRPLSRFTTTDGAATTPVREEIR; from the coding sequence ATGCCCCGCCCCGCCCTGCGCCTGGCCGTCGAGATCGACGGTGACGGCGCCCATCCGGCCGCGTGGCGCCGTGCCGCGCACTCCCCCGGCGAGCTGTTGACCCCGCGTCGGCTCGCCCGGGTCGCGGCCGTCGCCGAGAACGCCGGATTCACCCTGGTCACCCTGGACGACTCGATCCTGCCTCCGGGTTCCGACGCCGGTCCCGCGGGCCGGATCGGCGCGGTCGAGCGGGCCGCGTTCGTGGCCGCGTCCACGAGTGTCCTCGGGGTGGCTCCGGTCCTCGCCACCACGTACGCCGAGCCGTTCCACGTGTCCTCGCAGCTCGCCTCGCTCGATCATGTCTCGGCCGGCCGGGCCGGCTGGGTGGTGGGGGTCGAGACGGATCCCGCAGCCGCCCGTGCCTGGGGGCGGCCGCCGGTCGGGGGGCCCGACGCGACGGCGCGCGAGGCCCGCGACGGACTCCGGGTCGTACGGGACCTGTGGGACTCGTGGGAGGACGACGCGGTGATTCGGTCCGTGGCCACCAGCCGCTATCTCGACCGCTCGCGCCTCCATCCCATCGACTTCACCGGCGAGACGTACTCCGTGAAGGGCCCGTCGATCGTGCCGCGCCCGCCGCAGGGGCGGCCCGTGGTCCTCGCCCGCCCGGGGATCGTTCCGGCCGGGCTGACCGATGTCTCCCTGATCGGCGGTGGCAGCGTCGCCGACGTGGTGGCGGCCGCGGACGACAGCACGTCGCCCCGGGCCTTCGCCGAGATCGAGGTCGCCCTGGACACCCCTCGTGAGACGGCGCGGGAACGGATCACCGACCTGGAGCGGTACGCACCGTGGAGCGCCCGGCCGGACCGGCTGCGGTACACCGGCCCCGCCACCGGTCTGGTGTCGCTGCTCACCGAGCTGGACGGACGCGTCGACGGGGTGCGGCTGCACCCGCTCGTGCTCGACGAGGACCTCGCGGTGCTCTCCCGGCTCGTGCTGCCCGAACTGTTCGTCCGGAGGACCGCGGCCCGGCCGCTGCCCGGCACCACCCTGCGTGCCTCCCTGGGCCTCCCCCGGCCCCTCAGCCGCTTCACGACGACCGACGGTGCCGCCACCACGCCCGTACGGGAGGAGATCCGATGA